The Papaver somniferum cultivar HN1 unplaced genomic scaffold, ASM357369v1 unplaced-scaffold_107, whole genome shotgun sequence genome includes a region encoding these proteins:
- the LOC113327747 gene encoding NAD(P)H-quinone oxidoreductase subunit U, chloroplastic-like, with product MAISSATASISILRKDTFEGALQASKPGVQCVGIRRCRNVRFQIKAGAAESPQETKEVGGVEFEGENSTSVEASKVPYSIISTLNVEKILRGIPITDVDHYARLGIPRGCLYDQVNVGYKNKYEELMKQELEEEELANKMDLLKESYSILSSQEERRLYDWSLLRTGTPDRFAWPFESDITQADVMQGTPPPGEPEDFGPTRLVGYFFVGWLVLAVVSSIAFNL from the exons ATGGCAATTTCATCAGCAACAGCTAGTATTAGTATTTTGAGAAAAGACACATTTGAAGGTGCATTGCAGGCATCAAAGCCCGGTGTGCAGTGTGTCGGAATTCGTCGATGTAGGAACGTAAGGTTTCAGATCAAGGCTGGAGCAGCTGAATCACCACAAGAAACGAAAGAGGTTGGTGGTGTTGAGTTTGAAGGAGAGAATTCAACGTCAGTTGAAGCTTCAAAAGTTCCGTATTCGATAATCTCCACTTTGAACGTCGAAAAGATTCTCCGTGGAATCC CTATAACTGATGTTGATCACTATGCTAGACTTGGAATTCCACGGGGATGTCTGTACGATCAG GTTAACGTTGGTTATAAGAACAAATACGAAGAACTGATGAAGCAAGAATTGGAGGAAGAAGAACTtgccaacaaaatggatctcttGAAG GAATCATATTCGATTTTATCATCTCAAGAAGAGAGACGTTTATATGACTGGAGCTTACTAAGGACCGGAACTCCAGATAGATTTGCCTGGCCATTTGAATCCGACATTACACAAGCCGATGTCATGCAAGGAACTCCACCTCCGGGA GAACCAGAGGATTTTGGACCAACAAGGCTTGTAGGTTACTTCTTTGTGGGATGGCTTGTACTGGCTGTTGTATCGTCAATCGCGTTTAATCTATAA